From a single Stigmatopora nigra isolate UIUO_SnigA chromosome 21, RoL_Snig_1.1, whole genome shotgun sequence genomic region:
- the clic1 gene encoding chloride intracellular channel protein 1 — MSDSQPKLELFVKAGSDGQSIGNCPFSQRLFMVLWLKGVTFDVTTVDMKRKPEILKDLAPGAQPPFLLSGNEVKTDTNKIEEFMEDTLCPPRYPRLAARNPESNTAGMDVFSKFSAYIKNSNPQTNENLEKGLLKALKKLDDYLGSPLPDEIDENSADEVTSSSRPFLDGQELTLADCNLLPKLHIVKVVCLKYRKFSIPQALCHLWRYLNAAYAREEFSSTCPIDDEIHMAYSSVAKVLK; from the exons ATGAGTGACAGTCAGCCGAAATTGGAACTTTTTGTCAAG GCTGGGAGCGATGGCCAGAGTATTGGCAATTGTCCCTTCTCTCAACGTCTCTTTATGGTTTTATGGCTTAAAGGAGTCACTTTTGATGTTACCACAGTGGACATGAAGAG AAAGCCAGAGATCTTGAAGGACTTGGCTCCGGGTGCCCAGCCACCCTTCCTTTTGTCTGGCAATGAAGTGAAAACTGACACCAACAAGATCGAGGAGTTCATGGAGGACACACTTTGTCCCCCAAG GTACCCTCGTCTAGCAGCTCGTAACCCCGAGTCCAACACAGCAGGCATGGATGTCTTCTCCAAATTCTCAGCTTACATCAAGAACTCCAACCCTCAAACAAATGAAA ATCTCGAGAAAGGGCTTCTGAAAGCTCTTAAGAAACTAGACGACTACCTCGGCTCTCCACTTCCTGACGAAATTGACGAAAATAGCGCCGATGAAGTCACTTCCTCGTCACGCCCCTTCCTGGACGGCCAAGAACTTACACTTGCTGATTGCAACTTGCTCCCTAAGCTCCATATTGTCAAG GTTGTGTGTTTAAAGTATCGCAAATTCAGCATCCCTCAAGCTCTGTGCCACCTGTGGCGGTACCTGAATGCAGCATACGCCCGCGAGGAGTTTTCCTCCACATGCCCCATCGATGACGAAATCCACATGGCTTATTCTTCTGTGGCCAAAGTTCTCAAATAG